In one window of Camelina sativa cultivar DH55 chromosome 15, Cs, whole genome shotgun sequence DNA:
- the LOC104748533 gene encoding uncharacterized protein LOC104748533 encodes METIIIHEILHFLRTPEAKKYCSMALKTDMSKAYDHIEWGFLQAVLKKLGFSDKWISWILTCVSSVSYSFLINGTPQGLVTPSRGLRQGEPLSSYLFILCTEVLSGLCVQAQNQGLLPDIKVCRASPSINHLLIVDDTMFFCKSNDVCCRNLLKILNTYEKALGQCINLNKSTITFSSKTSAHTKVRVRSTLNNSQEGGFENYLGLPENFGHKKTSALSWSSRCLSGAGKQVLLQTVLTALHVYSMSCFKLPVLLWKQIQSVFTHFWWDDKPDKKKMCWVAWDSLIESKYAGGLGFRDVEQFNDALLAKIGWRLIKET; translated from the coding sequence ATGGAAACAATCATCATACATGAGATCCTTCATTTTCTCCGGACACCGGAAGCTAAGAAATATTGTTCAATGGCGCTTAAAACGgacatgagtaaagcttatgacCATATTGAATGGGGTTTCCTCCAAGCAGTCCTAAAAAAGCTTGGTTTTAGTGACAAATGGATATCCTGGATCCTTACTTGTGTTAGCTCGGTATCATATTCCTTCCTTATCAATGGGACACCGCAAGGCTTAGTTACTCCATCTCGCGGACTGCGTCAAGGAGAACCTCTCTCCTCATATCTCTTCATTCTCTGTACCGAGGTCCTCTCCGGTTTATGCGTCCAGGCTCAAAACCAAGGTTTACTCCCCGACATCAAAGTCTGTAGAGCAAGTCCCTCGATTAACCACCTTCTAATTGTGGACGATACCATGTTCTTTTGCAAATCAAATGATGTGTGCTGCAGAAACCTGTTAAAGATTTTGAATACGTACGAAAAGGCTTTGGGGCAATGCATTAACCTCAATAAGTCTACAATTACCTTCTCCTCAAAGACGTCAGCTCACACCAAGGTCCGTGTTAGGTCTACTCTTAATAATTCACAAGAGGGAGGCTTCGAAAATTATCTAGGGCTCCCAGAGAACTTTGGTCACAAGAAAACAAGTGCTCTCAGCTGGTCCTCTCGATGTTTATCTGGAGCAGGAAAACAAGTACTCCTCCAAACCGTGCTCACTGCCCTCCATGTTTATTCTATGTCCTGCTTTAAGCTCCCTGTCTTGCTTTGGAAACAAATTCAATCCGTCTTTACCCATTTCTGGTGGGATGACAAACCTGATAAGAAGAAAATGTGCTGGGTGGCGTGGGATTCTCTTATAGAATCCAAATATGCAGGAGGCTTAGGTTTTCGTGATGTGGAACAGTTTAACGATGCCCTACTTGCCAAAATAGGATGGAGGTTAATCAAAGAAACATAG